Genomic window (Nitrospirae bacterium YQR-1):
CTTGTAGTTTTCCCAATCTCGGTGCATCAGCTGCGCATACTGGGCATAGTTAATCTCATCATTATGCGGCACAAAGAGAAACATTCCCGAAAAATTAACTAACAAGTAAACCCCGTATAATAAGGCGGCTTTACTTTTAAAAATTCTTTTCAATTTTATCTTGTTTGAAATCATATCAATTTTGCAGAAAAATCTATCCAACTCCTTGTTTTATAAGGATGTATTTATGTTGGTTATTATACTGGCTATTTATGTTGAGATTGTCTCGCCGCTTGCGTTTCCACCTAAAACCAAGTTGCGTACTTCTGACTACAGCTTGGTATAAGATACCACTTTTCACCCCTTTTGTAAATCTCACCATTGTTATGTTATTATTCCACAGAGGCAACGAATATGAAGGAGGGTGAAATAAATGGAAAAAGCGGATAACAAACCGGCGCTAAAGGGGAATAAGGGTGGTTTTACACTGGTGGAGTTACTGATAACTTTGTTAATAATGGGAATACTTGCGGGGATTGCCGTACCCATATATTTAGGGCAGAGGGAAAAATCTATAAATGTGGAGGCTCAGGAAAATCTCCTTGCACTCAGACAGCTTCTGGAACAGTATTATAACGAAAACGGTTGTTACTACAAAACAGGCGGTGCCTGTAGTGATGCAACTTTGTACTTCAATCAGACTTCAAACACTATTCAGACCAGTTTGCCGGGATTTAGGCCTGGCAATGCCAGTGCGTTATATTTCAGCTATAATATTACCACCAACACCACGGCCACCAGGTTTGTGGCAAGTGCCGTCAGAACCAGCTCAAACGGTGGAAACATTATTTTTAATATTAACCAGGACAATAACAGGTCAGGGTTCTGATAACATGGCAATGGGCAAGACAATCAAACCGTTGTGACTAAGCGTACAGCTAGTGTCTAATTGCAAAAGTAATAGATATTTCAAATAATTCTGATTAATTTTTTAAAAGAGGAGATTACCACGTCGCTGTGCTCCTCGTAATGACGGATAGAAACGTCAACGCACAGCCCAGCGCCGTCATTGCGAACCCCAAAGGGGTGTGGCAATCTCAGCCCTTAAAGGTAAAACTCATTGACAACGAAATTTTGCAAGCCAATATAAAAAGGATATAACTCTGAAAAACTATCGCAAACTTCTGCAATTAGACACTAGGATTGTCATAGCTCTGTCTTTGTCAGCTGTTGCCGTGGCGGCACACTGGCAGCTGAGAAGTAATGGATTTATTAATTGTGACGATCCGCTGTATGTACTCAATAACTCACATGTAAACAAGGGCCTCAGGCTGGATGAGATACGGTATGCCTTATTTACCACCTTTACAGGCTACTGGCATCCGCTTACGTGGCTTTCCCATATGCTTGACGTTGAGCTCTTCGGTTTAAACCCGGCAGGGCACCATTTGACATCCCTGATATGGCACACCATTAACACCGTTGTGCTGTTTTATCTGTTGACCCGCTTGCAGCTGGGTGTTTATGAAAGCGCCTTTGCTGCGGCTCTTTTTGCACTTCACCCGGTAAATGTCGAGTCCGTGGCATGGGTCTCTGAAAGAAAAAATCTCCTCAGTACTTTTTTCTGGTTTATGGGTATTTTGGCCTATTTAAAATATGTGGAGCAACCTCAAGTGTTACGATACTTACCGGTTTTTGGTTTTATGGTTTTGGGACTCATGTCTAAACCTATGGTTGTAACCTTTCCGCTTACTCTGTTAATTCTTGATTTCTATCCTTTGAAGAGGGTTAGTAAGAGGGTTTTTGCAGAAAAAATTCCACTATTTGTGTTAACTCTTATCTTTAGTGTTTTTACCGTATATGTTCAGCGTACCGATTATGCCCCAGGTCCGCTGAGTTCATTGCCTATCACCAAGCGATTAGTGACTGCCGCCACATCATACCTCGATTATCTTATAATGACATTTTGGCCTTTTAACCTTGCCATGCCGTATCCATACCCTGAGGTAGTACCACTGTGGAAGATTGCGGTCTCTGTGGCGGTTCTTTTTGTTATAACCTCTACAGCATACAAATACAGAACAGCACGGCCATATATTGCAGCAGGGTGGTTGTGGTTTACTGTAACGCTTCTGCCCGTGATGCGTCTTATACAAAGCGGCCGGGAGGCTATTGCGGACAGATACCTCTACGTGCCGCTTGTTGGGCTCTTTGTAGTGATTGTCTGTGGTGTGAGAGACTTAGCCGACAGATACAGAGCCGGCAGAAATGTGGTGTTAGCCGTATCCCTGAGCGTGTTAGTTTATCTGCTTTCTATTACATGGAATCAAACGGCACTTTGGAAAGATTCAATCACCCTTTTCGGCCATACTGTTAAAGTGGTCAAAGACAGCTATATCGGCTATAACAACTATGCTGCGGCATACAAAGAGGCAGGGGATTCTCAGAGGGCGGTTGAACTGCTTAGGTTGGGCTTTGCCGTCAAACCGGACTCAATGGAGCTTATATGTACTATGGGGTTGACTTTAAAGGAT
Coding sequences:
- a CDS encoding prepilin-type N-terminal cleavage/methylation domain-containing protein, with product MEKADNKPALKGNKGGFTLVELLITLLIMGILAGIAVPIYLGQREKSINVEAQENLLALRQLLEQYYNENGCYYKTGGACSDATLYFNQTSNTIQTSLPGFRPGNASALYFSYNITTNTTATRFVASAVRTSSNGGNIIFNINQDNNRSGF
- a CDS encoding glycosyltransferase family 39 protein, with the protein product MSAVAVAAHWQLRSNGFINCDDPLYVLNNSHVNKGLRLDEIRYALFTTFTGYWHPLTWLSHMLDVELFGLNPAGHHLTSLIWHTINTVVLFYLLTRLQLGVYESAFAAALFALHPVNVESVAWVSERKNLLSTFFWFMGILAYLKYVEQPQVLRYLPVFGFMVLGLMSKPMVVTFPLTLLILDFYPLKRVSKRVFAEKIPLFVLTLIFSVFTVYVQRTDYAPGPLSSLPITKRLVTAATSYLDYLIMTFWPFNLAMPYPYPEVVPLWKIAVSVAVLFVITSTAYKYRTARPYIAAGWLWFTVTLLPVMRLIQSGREAIADRYLYVPLVGLFVVIVCGVRDLADRYRAGRNVVLAVSLSVLVYLLSITWNQTALWKDSITLFGHTVKVVKDSYIGYNNYAAAYKEAGDSQRAVELLRLGFAVKPDSMELICTMGLTLKDMGKYEESIPYLKKCPPFMAGDGEAVLHKMMGMISFKQERYADAAANLALVISKHPGDIEAINVLGITLMKLNRNEDAITVFNRGLEIKQGNAGFHFNKGLALKTIHRLSEAVAEFSMALSLEPGSTLILNTLKSAESELSAIRNTEKPVESRFRGAYAPELVTKSTKLDK